One region of Clavibacter michiganensis subsp. tessellarius genomic DNA includes:
- the ftsX gene encoding permease-like cell division protein FtsX, with translation MRLGLVLSEVGHGLRRNVSMVVSVVLVTFISLTFVGAAVLLQMQIGQMKNYWYDRAQVAIDFCTDTSVPSETCVNGKATQEQIDAVKERLDSETLAPFIDKYYFEDQDTAYKNFQEQFKGDPVTELVQPEFLNEAFWVNLKDPSKSDILSDSLSGLAGVENVTDQRQYLDQIFSILNAASLTAVGIAGLMLVAAALLIATTIRLSAFSRRRELGIMRLVGASNRFIQTPFILEGVFAALIGSVLASAATVALVKFFVQGFLSSRLTSISLVNMDDALLVVPILLAVGVVLSAVSANFAISRYLRI, from the coding sequence ATGAGACTCGGACTCGTCCTCTCCGAGGTCGGCCACGGCCTCCGTCGGAACGTCAGCATGGTCGTCTCGGTCGTGCTCGTCACCTTCATCTCCCTCACGTTCGTGGGCGCCGCCGTGCTGCTGCAGATGCAGATCGGCCAGATGAAGAACTACTGGTACGACCGCGCCCAGGTCGCCATCGACTTCTGCACCGACACGTCGGTGCCGAGCGAGACCTGCGTCAACGGCAAGGCCACCCAGGAGCAGATCGACGCGGTGAAGGAGCGGCTCGACAGCGAGACGCTCGCCCCGTTCATCGACAAGTACTACTTCGAGGACCAGGACACGGCGTACAAGAACTTCCAGGAGCAGTTCAAGGGCGATCCCGTCACCGAGCTGGTGCAGCCGGAGTTCCTCAACGAGGCGTTCTGGGTGAACCTCAAGGACCCGTCGAAGTCCGACATCCTCAGCGACAGCCTCTCCGGGCTCGCGGGCGTGGAGAACGTGACGGACCAACGGCAGTACCTCGACCAGATCTTCTCGATCCTCAACGCCGCCAGCCTCACCGCGGTCGGCATCGCCGGGCTCATGCTCGTGGCCGCCGCGCTCCTGATCGCCACCACCATCCGGCTGTCCGCGTTCTCGCGGAGACGGGAGCTGGGCATCATGAGGCTGGTCGGGGCGTCGAACCGCTTCATCCAGACCCCGTTCATCCTCGAGGGCGTGTTCGCGGCGCTCATCGGGAGCGTGCTCGCCAGCGCGGCGACGGTGGCGCTCGTGAAGTTCTTCGTGCAGGGGTTCCTGAGCTCGAGGCTCACGTCGATATCCCTGGTGAACATGGACGACGCGCTGCTGGTGGTGCCGATCCTGCTCGCGGTCGGCGTCGTCCTCTCGGCGGTGTCGGCGAACTTCGCGATCAGCAGGTACCTCCGGATCTGA
- the prfB gene encoding peptide chain release factor 2 gives MIDQDFSSRITELRDTYSNIRSVVGVERLQQEVEELSAQAGEPDLWDDTEKAQKVTSDLSHRQSELARIDELQRRLDDLDVLVEMAKDDEESAEEAVVELDGITKIMDELEVQTLLNGEFDPRPAVVTIRAGAGGVDAADFAEMLMRMYLRWAEQHDYSATVLDTSYAEEAGIKSATFEIDAPYAFGTLSVEAGTHRLVRMSPFNSAGKRQTSFAAVEVVPLIEQTESIEIPENDMRVDVFRSSGPGGQSVNTTDSAVRITHLPTGIVVTCQNEKSQIQNRAAALRVLQSRLLLVQREQEAATKKELAGNITASWGDQMRSYVLAPYQMVKDLRTEHEVNNPSNVFDGDLDGFISAGIRWRKSPDRA, from the coding sequence ATGATCGACCAGGACTTCTCTTCGCGGATCACAGAATTGCGCGACACCTACTCCAACATCCGCTCGGTCGTCGGCGTCGAGCGCCTGCAGCAGGAGGTCGAGGAGCTGAGCGCCCAGGCGGGCGAGCCCGACCTCTGGGACGACACGGAGAAGGCCCAGAAGGTCACGAGCGACCTGAGCCACCGGCAGTCCGAGCTCGCCCGGATCGACGAGCTGCAGCGCCGCCTCGACGACCTCGACGTGCTCGTCGAGATGGCCAAGGACGACGAGGAGTCCGCCGAGGAGGCGGTCGTCGAGCTCGACGGCATCACCAAGATCATGGACGAGCTCGAGGTGCAGACGCTCCTCAACGGCGAGTTCGACCCGCGCCCCGCCGTCGTCACCATCCGCGCGGGCGCCGGCGGCGTCGACGCCGCCGACTTCGCCGAGATGCTCATGCGCATGTACCTGCGCTGGGCCGAGCAGCACGACTACTCCGCCACCGTGCTCGACACCTCCTACGCGGAGGAGGCGGGCATCAAGTCGGCGACCTTCGAGATCGACGCGCCCTACGCCTTCGGCACGCTCTCGGTCGAGGCCGGCACGCACCGCCTCGTGCGGATGAGCCCCTTCAACTCCGCGGGCAAGCGCCAGACGTCGTTCGCCGCCGTCGAGGTCGTGCCGCTCATCGAGCAGACCGAGTCGATCGAGATCCCCGAGAACGACATGCGGGTCGACGTGTTCCGCTCCTCCGGCCCCGGCGGCCAGTCCGTCAACACGACGGACTCGGCGGTGCGCATCACCCACCTGCCCACCGGGATCGTCGTCACCTGCCAGAACGAGAAGAGCCAGATCCAGAACCGCGCCGCCGCCCTCCGGGTGCTGCAGTCGCGCCTGCTCCTCGTGCAGCGCGAGCAGGAGGCGGCCACCAAGAAGGAGCTCGCCGGCAACATCACGGCGAGCTGGGGCGACCAGATGCGCAGCTACGTGCTCGCGCCGTACCAGATGGTCAAGGACCTCCGCACGGAGCACGAGGTGAACAACCCGTCGAACGTGTTCGACGGCGACCTCGACGGCTTCATCTCCGCGGGCATCCGCTGGCGCAAGTCGCCCGACCGCGCCTGA
- a CDS encoding type II secretion system F family protein yields the protein MRVALGLALGAGLLLMLAPRLWPSRPEAPGGRRGAADAVHDRLTHAGLAKVSVSSFLAISVLVGLAAGVLVEALLRIDGAAVAAGVAGTALPWIAVGARSASRRRAYRAVWPDVVDHLVSAVRAGMGLPDAVASLAEAGPAVLRPAFRAFAADNRTTGSFGVALDELKARLADPTADRILETLRMAREVGGTELPDVLRGLARFLREEAAIRSEAEARQSWVVNAAKLGVAAPWIILALLSTRSEAAAAYDTPTGTVVIVVGLAVSAVAYRVMLALGRLPEDRRWFA from the coding sequence GTGAGGGTCGCGCTCGGCCTCGCCCTCGGGGCCGGCCTCCTCCTCATGCTCGCGCCACGCCTGTGGCCGTCGCGGCCGGAGGCGCCGGGCGGGCGTCGCGGGGCGGCGGACGCGGTGCACGACCGCCTCACGCACGCCGGCCTCGCCAAGGTCTCCGTCAGCTCCTTCCTCGCCATCTCGGTGCTCGTCGGCCTCGCGGCCGGGGTGCTGGTCGAGGCGCTGCTCCGGATCGACGGCGCGGCGGTCGCGGCGGGGGTCGCGGGCACGGCCCTCCCGTGGATCGCGGTCGGCGCGCGGTCCGCCTCCCGGCGCCGCGCGTACCGTGCCGTCTGGCCCGACGTCGTCGACCACCTCGTGAGCGCGGTGCGCGCCGGGATGGGCCTGCCGGACGCGGTCGCCTCCCTCGCGGAGGCCGGGCCGGCCGTGCTCCGACCGGCCTTCCGCGCGTTCGCCGCGGACAACCGCACCACGGGCAGCTTCGGCGTCGCCCTCGACGAGCTCAAGGCGCGCCTCGCGGATCCCACGGCCGACCGCATCCTCGAGACCCTCCGCATGGCCAGGGAGGTCGGCGGCACCGAGCTGCCCGACGTGCTCCGCGGCCTCGCCCGCTTCCTGCGGGAGGAGGCCGCCATCCGCAGCGAGGCGGAGGCGCGGCAGTCGTGGGTCGTCAACGCGGCGAAGCTCGGCGTGGCCGCGCCGTGGATCATCCTGGCGCTCCTCTCCACCCGCTCGGAGGCGGCCGCGGCGTACGACACCCCCACGGGGACGGTCGTCATCGTGGTCGGCCTCGCCGTCTCCGCCGTGGCCTACCGGGTGATGCTCGCCCTCGGCCGCCTCCCCGAGGACCGGAGGTGGTTCGCGTGA
- a CDS encoding MFS transporter — MSSPETPFSLRAVALPALLPALLFSIGEGAIIPIIPIVAGSLGASLAIAAFIGGMIMLGELVGDIPSGSVVSRIGERTAMIGAAFVSIGGLVLCLLAPNPLVLGVGVFLIGVSTAVFALARHAFMTSFVPQAFRARALSTLGGTFRAGYFVGPFLAAGVIHLTGASQSAFVIHIVACLAAAVTLLVLPDPMDVVRRNRAADLQSAAPATAGEPQDDESVAAAAGTAPPARESAGLARTLWRFKGVLVKLGSGAALIGAMRAGRGVLLPLWAVSIGISDANTALIIGIAGGVDFALFYASGQIMDRFGRLWSAVPSMVGLGIGYLVLALTPDLPTSVQWFIGVAMFMSVANGVGSGILMTLGADLAPREDPAPFLGAWRFTGDAGSAASPLLIAALTSAASLAVASGVMGVLGLIGAGILVRYVPRYVPRKPRPAR; from the coding sequence ATGTCCAGCCCCGAGACCCCCTTCTCCCTCCGCGCGGTGGCGCTCCCGGCGCTGCTCCCCGCGCTCCTCTTCTCCATCGGCGAGGGGGCGATCATCCCCATCATCCCGATCGTCGCGGGCAGCCTCGGCGCCTCGCTCGCGATAGCCGCGTTCATCGGCGGCATGATCATGCTCGGCGAGCTCGTGGGCGACATCCCGAGCGGATCCGTGGTGAGCCGCATCGGCGAGCGGACCGCGATGATCGGCGCGGCCTTCGTCTCCATCGGCGGCCTGGTGCTGTGCCTCCTCGCGCCGAACCCGCTCGTGCTGGGCGTGGGCGTCTTCCTCATCGGCGTCTCGACGGCCGTGTTCGCGCTCGCCCGGCACGCGTTCATGACGAGCTTCGTGCCGCAGGCGTTCCGCGCCCGGGCCCTGTCGACGCTCGGCGGCACGTTCCGCGCCGGGTACTTCGTCGGGCCGTTCCTCGCGGCCGGCGTGATCCACCTGACCGGGGCGTCGCAGTCCGCGTTCGTCATCCACATCGTCGCGTGCCTCGCCGCCGCCGTGACGCTGCTCGTCCTGCCCGACCCGATGGACGTCGTGCGGCGCAACCGCGCGGCCGACCTGCAGAGCGCCGCGCCCGCGACGGCCGGCGAGCCGCAGGACGACGAGTCGGTCGCGGCCGCCGCGGGCACCGCTCCCCCGGCCCGCGAGTCGGCCGGCCTCGCGCGCACCCTCTGGCGCTTCAAGGGCGTGCTGGTGAAGCTCGGATCCGGCGCGGCCCTCATCGGCGCGATGCGCGCGGGCCGCGGCGTGCTCCTCCCCCTGTGGGCCGTGAGCATCGGCATCTCGGACGCGAACACGGCGCTCATCATCGGCATCGCCGGTGGCGTGGACTTCGCGCTCTTCTACGCGAGCGGCCAGATCATGGACCGCTTCGGCCGCCTCTGGAGCGCCGTGCCGTCGATGGTCGGGCTCGGGATCGGCTACCTCGTGCTCGCGCTCACGCCCGACCTGCCGACGAGCGTGCAGTGGTTCATCGGCGTGGCCATGTTCATGTCGGTCGCGAACGGCGTGGGATCGGGGATCCTCATGACCCTCGGCGCCGACCTCGCCCCGCGCGAGGACCCCGCTCCCTTCCTCGGCGCCTGGCGCTTCACGGGCGACGCCGGCAGCGCCGCGTCCCCGCTCCTCATCGCCGCGCTCACCTCCGCCGCGTCGCTCGCCGTCGCCAGCGGCGTGATGGGGGTGCTCGGCCTCATCGGCGCCGGGATCCTCGTGCGGTACGTGCCGCGGTACGTCCCGCGGAAGCCGCGGCCCGCGCGCTGA
- a CDS encoding CpaF family protein: MRVQTRTPLDIISGRVRERLRDDGAVAEAAGTAVVVREEVRRFAEQALGSDARLLDDEAATEREVLARITGFGALQPLLDDDTIEEIWINAPTRVFVARTGVPELTSLVLSDAEVRDLVERMLQSSGRRVDLSTPFVDASLPDGSRLHVVIPDVTRRHWAVNIRKFSRRIRDLDHLVALGSLPLQAAEFLRMSVRAGLSIVVSGATHTGKTTMIDALLSAARASDRIVTVEETFELDPAGRDVVAMQCRQPSLEGSGEITLRRLIKEALRMRPDRLVVGEVREAECLDLLIALNSGVPGMCSIHANSAREALVKMCTLPLLAGRNIDSAFVVPTVASSVDLVVHLEVRPSGARRVVEILAPGGRHSGMVIEASSVFALEDGVLTATGGQPAHLAKYHAAGLDPLRVLVAAP, translated from the coding sequence GTGCGGGTGCAGACGCGGACGCCCCTTGACATCATCTCCGGACGGGTGCGGGAGCGCCTCCGCGACGACGGCGCGGTCGCCGAGGCGGCGGGCACCGCGGTGGTCGTGCGCGAGGAGGTCCGGCGGTTCGCGGAGCAGGCGCTCGGGTCCGACGCGCGGCTCCTCGACGACGAGGCGGCGACCGAGCGCGAGGTGCTCGCCCGCATCACCGGCTTCGGCGCGCTGCAGCCCCTCCTCGACGACGACACGATCGAGGAGATCTGGATCAACGCCCCCACGCGCGTGTTCGTGGCACGCACCGGCGTCCCCGAGCTGACGTCGCTCGTCCTCTCCGACGCCGAGGTGCGCGACCTCGTCGAGCGGATGCTGCAGTCCTCGGGCCGTCGGGTGGACCTGTCGACGCCGTTCGTCGACGCGTCGCTGCCCGACGGCTCCCGGCTGCACGTCGTCATCCCCGACGTCACGCGCCGCCACTGGGCCGTCAACATCCGCAAGTTCTCCCGGCGCATCCGCGACCTCGACCACCTCGTGGCCCTCGGCAGCCTCCCACTGCAGGCGGCGGAGTTCCTCCGGATGAGCGTGCGGGCCGGCCTCTCCATCGTCGTGAGCGGGGCGACGCACACCGGCAAGACCACCATGATCGACGCGCTGCTGTCCGCCGCCCGCGCGTCCGACCGCATCGTCACGGTCGAGGAGACGTTCGAGCTGGATCCCGCCGGCCGCGACGTCGTGGCGATGCAGTGCCGGCAGCCGAGCCTCGAGGGCTCCGGCGAGATCACGCTCCGGCGCCTCATCAAGGAGGCGCTGCGGATGCGGCCCGACCGGCTCGTCGTGGGGGAGGTGCGCGAGGCCGAGTGCCTCGACCTCCTCATCGCGCTCAACTCCGGCGTGCCGGGCATGTGCTCCATCCACGCCAACAGCGCCCGCGAGGCCCTCGTGAAGATGTGCACGCTGCCGCTGCTCGCCGGCCGCAACATCGACTCGGCGTTCGTGGTGCCCACGGTCGCGAGCTCCGTCGACCTCGTCGTCCACCTCGAGGTGCGGCCCTCGGGCGCGCGGCGGGTGGTCGAGATCCTGGCGCCCGGCGGCCGTCATTCCGGGATGGTGATCGAGGCCAGCTCGGTCTTCGCGCTGGAGGACGGCGTGCTCACCGCCACGGGCGGCCAGCCCGCCCACCTCGCCAAGTACCACGCCGCGGGGCTCGACCCGCTCCGCGTGCTGGTGGCGGCGCCGTGA
- the ftsE gene encoding cell division ATP-binding protein FtsE, which yields MIRFDHVSKVYPGNPRPALSSVDLEILRGEFVFLVGASGSGKSSFLRLVLKEDRPTQGTIHVLGQQLNQLSSRKVPYYRRSLGVVFQDFRLLPNKSVFDNVAFTLQVIGKSRGFIQEAVPDVLNMVGLKGKEQRLPHELSGGEQQRVAIARAVVNKPAVLLADEPTGNLDPLTSAGIMQVLERINANGTTVIMATHDSGIVDQMQKRVIELIGGEVVRDELGGQYQTSAIDLPRTAENAVGVNPEHPPVAAPTPVFVPAAPLPAPVRPTAPAAPATAAERREQARRDKQRRADEKARAKEEATREAAAAKAARKAPKEKAPAAAPAAAAPAVAPAPAAAPVPEAAGEAPATTEPAAPLVPAASPVRESTTPRPDRDAARTSTSTSTPSAFAEAARVDPLPAPAAEPAPAAAPSSSGSRPGDGEPASRPADATPAADDRRESAPRETARPDAGTARRPGEEQAPSRAVPVVREPADEPVRESAPVDDAPPSASAPRAPSRRNGGGAAPAAPSTGSIRRLPEGTGVIRLPDLSDGQGGTAPADGRDDAELAELGLAEKLGLRARGESPDDTGAQDVGPTR from the coding sequence ATGATCAGGTTCGACCACGTATCCAAGGTGTATCCCGGCAACCCCCGACCGGCGCTGAGCTCCGTCGACCTCGAGATCCTCCGGGGGGAGTTCGTCTTCCTCGTCGGCGCGTCCGGGTCCGGCAAGTCCAGCTTCCTGCGTCTCGTGCTCAAGGAGGACCGGCCCACGCAAGGGACGATCCACGTCCTGGGCCAGCAGCTGAACCAGCTGTCGAGCCGCAAGGTCCCCTACTACCGGCGGAGCCTGGGGGTGGTGTTCCAGGACTTCCGCCTGCTGCCGAACAAGTCCGTGTTCGACAACGTGGCCTTCACCCTCCAGGTGATCGGCAAGTCCCGCGGCTTCATCCAGGAGGCCGTCCCCGACGTCCTCAACATGGTGGGCCTCAAGGGCAAGGAGCAGCGGCTCCCGCACGAGCTCTCCGGCGGCGAGCAGCAGCGCGTCGCGATCGCGCGCGCCGTGGTCAACAAGCCCGCCGTGCTCCTCGCGGACGAGCCCACCGGCAACCTGGACCCGCTGACGAGCGCGGGCATCATGCAGGTGCTCGAGCGGATCAACGCCAACGGCACGACGGTCATCATGGCCACGCACGACTCCGGCATCGTCGACCAGATGCAGAAGCGCGTCATCGAGCTCATCGGCGGCGAGGTCGTCCGCGACGAGCTCGGCGGCCAGTACCAGACCTCTGCGATCGACCTGCCGCGCACGGCCGAGAACGCGGTCGGCGTGAACCCCGAGCACCCGCCCGTCGCGGCGCCCACGCCCGTGTTCGTGCCGGCGGCGCCGCTTCCCGCACCCGTGCGCCCGACCGCGCCCGCCGCTCCCGCCACCGCGGCGGAGCGGCGCGAGCAGGCGCGTCGCGACAAGCAGCGCCGCGCCGACGAGAAGGCGCGCGCCAAGGAGGAGGCGACCCGCGAGGCCGCGGCCGCCAAGGCCGCGCGCAAGGCGCCGAAGGAGAAGGCGCCCGCTGCGGCGCCCGCCGCCGCCGCGCCCGCGGTCGCCCCGGCGCCCGCCGCGGCACCGGTCCCCGAGGCCGCAGGGGAGGCCCCCGCGACGACGGAGCCCGCCGCGCCCCTCGTCCCCGCCGCGTCGCCCGTCCGCGAGTCGACGACGCCCCGTCCCGACCGCGACGCCGCACGGACGTCCACGTCCACGTCCACGCCCTCGGCCTTCGCGGAGGCGGCCCGCGTGGATCCGCTGCCCGCGCCCGCCGCGGAGCCCGCGCCCGCCGCGGCGCCGTCGTCCTCCGGGTCCCGTCCCGGCGACGGCGAGCCCGCCTCGCGTCCGGCCGACGCCACCCCCGCGGCGGACGACCGTCGCGAGTCCGCGCCGCGGGAGACCGCGCGTCCCGACGCCGGGACCGCGCGCCGACCCGGGGAGGAGCAGGCGCCGTCCCGAGCCGTCCCCGTGGTGCGAGAACCCGCCGACGAGCCCGTGCGGGAGTCCGCTCCGGTCGACGACGCGCCGCCGTCCGCCTCGGCGCCGCGGGCGCCCAGCCGCCGCAACGGCGGGGGAGCGGCACCCGCCGCCCCCAGCACCGGATCCATCCGCCGCCTGCCGGAGGGGACGGGCGTGATCCGCCTCCCCGACCTGTCCGACGGGCAGGGCGGCACCGCGCCCGCCGACGGGCGCGACGACGCCGAGCTCGCCGAGCTCGGCCTTGCCGAGAAGCTGGGGCTCCGCGCCCGCGGCGAGTCGCCGGACGACACCGGCGCACAGGATGTGGGGCCCACACGATGA
- the smpB gene encoding SsrA-binding protein SmpB, with amino-acid sequence MPRERGEKVVATNRKARHDYTIESTYEAGLVLTGTEVKSLRQGRASLVDGYAFVDAGEAWLDAVHIPEYNQGTWNNHPVRRKRKLLLHKEQILKIHSKVKEGGYTVVPLQLYFVDGRAKVELAVAKGKKEYDKRQTLRERQDKREADRAMSSHRRLGE; translated from the coding sequence GTGCCCAGGGAACGTGGCGAGAAGGTGGTGGCGACCAACCGCAAGGCGCGCCACGACTACACCATCGAGTCGACCTACGAGGCGGGCCTCGTGCTCACGGGCACCGAGGTCAAGTCGCTCCGTCAGGGGCGGGCGTCGCTCGTCGACGGCTACGCGTTCGTCGACGCCGGCGAGGCGTGGCTCGACGCGGTGCACATCCCCGAGTACAACCAGGGCACCTGGAACAACCACCCGGTCAGGCGGAAGCGCAAGCTCCTCCTGCACAAGGAGCAGATCCTCAAGATCCACTCCAAGGTGAAGGAGGGCGGCTACACGGTCGTCCCCCTGCAGCTCTACTTCGTCGACGGCCGCGCCAAGGTGGAGCTCGCCGTCGCGAAGGGCAAGAAGGAGTACGACAAGCGCCAGACGCTCCGTGAGCGCCAGGACAAGCGGGAGGCGGACCGCGCCATGTCCTCGCACCGCCGGCTCGGCGAGTAG
- a CDS encoding TadE/TadG family type IV pilus assembly protein, whose translation MRDDRGSAPAEFVMVGALLVVLALSVVQLALALHVRTTVLDAAAEGARVAALAGSTRAQGVERTHDLIAAAVGERYAGDVTAATGTVLGHPVVSVTVRTTLPLLGLLGVDRGLEVTGHAAVERLG comes from the coding sequence ATGCGCGACGACCGCGGCTCGGCCCCGGCCGAGTTCGTCATGGTCGGCGCGCTCCTGGTCGTGCTCGCCCTGTCGGTCGTGCAGCTCGCCCTCGCGCTGCACGTGCGCACGACCGTGCTCGACGCCGCCGCCGAGGGGGCGCGGGTCGCGGCGCTCGCCGGCTCGACGCGGGCGCAGGGGGTGGAACGGACGCACGACCTCATCGCCGCGGCCGTCGGCGAGCGGTACGCGGGGGACGTGACCGCGGCGACCGGCACCGTGCTCGGCCACCCGGTGGTCAGCGTCACCGTGCGCACCACGCTCCCGCTGCTCGGCCTCCTCGGCGTCGACCGCGGGCTGGAGGTGACCGGGCATGCGGCCGTGGAGCGCCTGGGCTGA
- a CDS encoding pilus assembly protein TadG-related protein, whose product MNRRVHDRWARHRRVARITPAHAAASATGDDEGSILLLVIAACALGLAVILMVSAASSLYLERVRLSDLADAAALAGAESFDVDGPVDPAALDAPAGGVPHPVLTDAGVADTVTRFLAEEPTTGLHDLRVDGATTPDGRSARVTLSSTWIPPVASLLVPDGVRIDVTSTARGVLVGPGAATPGPVGGG is encoded by the coding sequence GTGAACCGCCGGGTCCACGACCGCTGGGCCCGCCACCGCCGGGTCGCGAGGATCACGCCTGCGCACGCAGCCGCGAGCGCGACCGGCGACGACGAGGGCTCCATCCTGCTGCTCGTGATCGCGGCGTGCGCCCTCGGTCTCGCCGTGATCCTCATGGTCTCCGCCGCATCGTCCCTGTACCTCGAGCGCGTGCGGCTCTCCGACCTCGCGGACGCCGCCGCGCTCGCCGGAGCCGAGTCCTTCGACGTCGACGGGCCCGTCGACCCGGCGGCCCTCGACGCGCCGGCCGGCGGGGTGCCGCATCCGGTGCTGACGGACGCCGGGGTGGCCGACACGGTGACGCGCTTCCTCGCCGAGGAGCCGACGACCGGCCTGCACGACCTGCGCGTCGACGGCGCCACCACGCCCGACGGCCGCAGCGCCCGCGTCACCCTGTCGAGCACGTGGATCCCGCCCGTCGCCTCCCTGCTCGTGCCGGACGGGGTCCGCATCGACGTGACGAGCACGGCCCGCGGCGTCCTGGTCGGGCCGGGCGCGGCGACGCCGGGACCGGTGGGAGGCGGCTGA
- a CDS encoding type II secretion system F family protein, with translation MTGVESWGAVLGLVAGLGLWSMLGAVPRLRRARLLDRVAPHVLDVSDGARRHLALTTVHPLPVLGTLGAPAVVPLRRGLSRVLGGTERIERLLSQSGSADDVERHRSRQLVGLVLGAAVGALTAAVVGGAALLAGTLPQAQLVVVPIVGGITGLVLCDTALERRAKRRLIRISAELPTVLEFLALSLAAGEGLLDALRRVARVGSGELAAELGRVVGDVGTGIPVARAFDDLARRLALPAVSRLVDQLAGSLERGTPLAEVLRAQAQDAREVAKRELLESAGRKEVGMLVPLVFLILPLTIVFALFPGVFVLQLGL, from the coding sequence GTGACGGGCGTCGAGTCGTGGGGCGCGGTGCTCGGGCTCGTCGCTGGCCTCGGCCTGTGGAGCATGCTCGGCGCGGTGCCGCGGCTGCGGCGGGCGCGACTGCTCGACCGCGTCGCGCCGCACGTGCTGGACGTCTCGGACGGGGCGCGGCGGCACCTCGCGCTCACCACCGTGCATCCGCTCCCGGTGCTCGGCACGCTCGGCGCGCCGGCGGTCGTGCCGCTGCGGCGGGGGCTGTCGCGCGTGCTCGGCGGCACCGAGCGCATCGAGCGGCTGCTGTCGCAGTCCGGATCGGCGGACGACGTGGAGCGTCACCGCTCCCGGCAGCTGGTCGGCCTGGTCCTGGGCGCCGCCGTCGGCGCGCTGACCGCGGCGGTCGTCGGCGGGGCGGCGCTGCTCGCGGGGACCCTGCCGCAGGCCCAGCTGGTCGTCGTCCCGATCGTGGGCGGCATCACGGGGCTCGTCCTCTGCGACACCGCGCTCGAGCGGCGGGCGAAGCGTCGCCTCATCCGCATCTCGGCCGAGCTGCCGACCGTCCTGGAGTTCCTGGCGCTCAGCCTCGCCGCGGGCGAGGGCCTGCTCGACGCGCTCCGCCGCGTGGCGCGCGTCGGATCCGGCGAGCTGGCCGCGGAGCTCGGGCGCGTGGTCGGCGACGTGGGGACGGGCATCCCGGTCGCCCGGGCCTTCGACGACCTCGCGCGCCGACTCGCCCTCCCCGCGGTGTCGCGCCTGGTCGACCAGCTGGCCGGCTCGCTCGAGCGGGGCACGCCGCTCGCGGAGGTGCTCCGCGCCCAGGCGCAGGACGCGCGCGAGGTCGCCAAGCGCGAGCTCCTCGAGAGCGCCGGTCGCAAGGAGGTGGGGATGCTCGTGCCCCTGGTGTTCCTGATCCTCCCGCTCACCATCGTCTTCGCCCTCTTCCCGGGCGTCTTCGTGCTGCAGCTCGGGCTGTAG